A single window of Haloferax marinisediminis DNA harbors:
- a CDS encoding MmgE/PrpD family protein: MIPQTAVRDWERQVYDFLNNEVPPDVRATGQRVVADVLAATVAGSAAPQNASVFREVTLADGPASVLGTDRRTDPAQAALLNVTAAITQEIEEGHNRGGHVGASIVAGAVGVAEAFDVDGETFVDACIRSYELCTRFEYAIFAMKARLNDAVPWLVRDPHSTWTTLGPALTAAVCMGHSRDEVRETVRTALNLAVVSMHDPFAEGAPSRNFTAGFSAQAGVSAATLAGAGLRGSAAAMEAVYDPFETLLGDGEFVDLFDSLGTEWWITEVYHKPYPSCRYTHAPLDALRDAGADGLGPEDVDHIDVYTYRNGVDMGHTRPDTLTAAKFSTPYVLARWVADGELTLDHFLDDALEEETVQALSERVHLYADNAYERAFPEKWGARVEVVANDGTQYVGERDVPRGDYRDPLTETILTARNRDLLVYGLGSDDVDDAVDALSSMDSKTVSAIVDGLTA, encoded by the coding sequence ATGATACCACAGACAGCAGTTCGAGATTGGGAACGACAGGTGTACGACTTTTTGAACAACGAGGTCCCACCCGATGTCCGAGCGACCGGACAGCGTGTCGTCGCGGACGTACTCGCAGCCACCGTGGCGGGTTCCGCGGCACCACAGAACGCATCGGTCTTTCGAGAGGTGACACTCGCGGACGGTCCAGCCTCCGTCCTCGGAACCGACCGGCGCACAGACCCAGCGCAAGCGGCCCTCCTGAACGTGACTGCCGCGATAACACAAGAGATAGAAGAAGGCCACAACCGAGGCGGCCACGTCGGTGCGAGCATCGTCGCCGGCGCCGTCGGCGTGGCGGAGGCGTTCGACGTCGACGGAGAGACGTTCGTCGACGCGTGTATCAGGTCGTACGAACTCTGTACCCGCTTCGAATACGCCATCTTCGCGATGAAGGCCAGACTCAACGACGCGGTTCCGTGGCTCGTCCGAGACCCACACTCGACGTGGACGACCCTCGGCCCGGCGTTGACTGCCGCCGTCTGCATGGGCCACTCCCGAGACGAGGTGCGCGAAACAGTCCGGACGGCGTTGAATCTCGCCGTCGTCTCGATGCACGACCCTTTCGCAGAGGGAGCGCCATCGCGGAACTTCACTGCGGGGTTCTCTGCACAGGCGGGTGTGAGTGCCGCGACACTCGCCGGAGCCGGTCTCCGTGGTTCTGCCGCGGCGATGGAAGCGGTGTACGACCCCTTCGAGACGCTGCTCGGCGACGGCGAGTTCGTCGACCTCTTCGACTCGCTCGGAACGGAGTGGTGGATAACGGAAGTGTACCACAAGCCGTACCCCTCCTGTCGGTACACCCACGCCCCACTCGACGCCCTGCGAGACGCCGGGGCCGATGGTCTCGGTCCCGAAGACGTCGACCACATCGACGTGTACACCTACCGGAACGGCGTCGACATGGGCCACACGCGTCCGGACACGCTGACTGCAGCAAAGTTCTCGACACCGTACGTCCTCGCCAGATGGGTCGCCGACGGAGAACTCACGCTCGACCACTTCCTCGACGATGCACTCGAAGAGGAGACAGTACAGGCACTCTCAGAACGCGTTCACCTCTACGCAGACAACGCGTACGAGCGAGCGTTCCCGGAGAAGTGGGGTGCGCGCGTTGAAGTGGTCGCGAACGACGGAACGCAGTACGTTGGAGAACGAGACGTCCCGCGTGGCGACTACAGGGACCCGCTCACAGAGACGATTCTCACCGCTCGTAACCGCGACCTGCTCGTGTATGGTCTCGGCTCGGACGACGTCGACGACGCGGTTGATGCGCTCTCGTCGATGGATTCGAAAACAGTCTCGGCGATTGTAGATGGGCTGACGGCGTAA
- a CDS encoding IclR family transcriptional regulator translates to MDTGEPGGSGLIGATKTSFGIVEHLREEGTCGVSEVSAELGISKSTAHSHLQTLAHLGYVVRVDGEYALSLKFLDLGDHARTRHALYHASIGEMDELVDAVGERGQVMVEENGRGVYIYQVKSEQGLQTDSHIGTTVDLHTTAVGKSYLAFCDEARRDDILAGDLPQLTSKTIDDREALETELAAIRERGYAFNDEERITGMRAVGAPILSDDETILGSISVSGPTTRMKGEWYHKDVPEMVTQAARVIGIRATYS, encoded by the coding sequence ATGGATACAGGCGAGCCCGGTGGGAGCGGATTAATCGGCGCTACGAAAACGTCGTTCGGCATCGTCGAACACCTGCGTGAGGAAGGTACCTGTGGTGTCTCTGAGGTCTCTGCGGAGCTCGGGATATCGAAGAGCACTGCACACAGCCACCTCCAAACGCTCGCACACCTCGGTTACGTCGTCCGGGTCGACGGGGAGTACGCGTTGAGTCTCAAATTCCTAGACCTCGGAGACCACGCACGGACGCGACACGCACTCTACCACGCCTCGATTGGAGAGATGGACGAACTGGTCGACGCGGTTGGAGAGCGCGGGCAGGTGATGGTCGAAGAGAACGGACGCGGTGTGTACATCTACCAAGTGAAATCAGAACAAGGACTCCAGACGGACTCGCACATCGGGACTACCGTCGACCTCCACACGACTGCCGTCGGAAAGTCCTATCTCGCCTTCTGCGACGAAGCGCGCCGAGACGACATCCTTGCCGGCGACCTGCCACAACTCACGTCGAAGACCATCGACGACCGGGAGGCCCTCGAAACCGAGTTGGCAGCGATTCGAGAGCGTGGGTACGCCTTCAACGACGAAGAACGAATCACCGGAATGCGGGCCGTCGGCGCACCAATCCTCTCGGATGACGAGACCATCCTCGGTTCGATTAGCGTGTCGGGCCCGACCACCCGAATGAAAGGTGAGTGGTACCACAAAGACGTTCCAGAGATGGTGACGCAGGCCGCTCGCGTCATCGGTATTCGAGCGACGTACTCGTAG
- a CDS encoding guanosine monophosphate reductase, giving the protein MEIRTGLSYGDVLLIPQRSPVDSRSDVELSTNVTPSLQLEAPLVSAAMDTVTETELATTLSDCGGLGVVHRFLDIDEQAAQVRQVAENGGTVAGAVGINEAYLERTAALLDAGADAIVMDIAHGHMERCLDAVAHIRDEFDPEIVAGNVVTPAAVEDLWEAGAGCVKVGVGPGSHCTTREVAGAGFPQLTAVSNCAERAHDLGIHVMADGGIRTSGDAAKALMAGADTVMMGSFFAGTDEAPGHVVEVGGDAYKRSRGMASTEAASDRDDKQSDVVTGEGVEALTPYKGPVEPLVEEFLAGIRSGVSYCGGHTIAAARENASFVRVAASAKEREGAHGVVFTEESAGETADERERDVHAPLAD; this is encoded by the coding sequence ATGGAGATTCGCACAGGACTCTCGTATGGAGACGTATTGCTGATTCCACAGCGCTCACCGGTCGACAGCCGAAGCGACGTGGAACTTTCGACCAACGTGACGCCGAGTTTGCAATTGGAGGCACCACTCGTCAGTGCGGCGATGGACACCGTCACCGAAACTGAACTCGCAACCACGCTCTCAGACTGTGGTGGTCTCGGTGTCGTCCACCGGTTCCTCGACATCGACGAGCAGGCAGCTCAGGTGCGACAGGTCGCCGAGAACGGTGGCACCGTCGCTGGCGCAGTCGGCATCAACGAAGCGTACCTCGAACGGACTGCGGCACTCCTCGACGCTGGTGCCGACGCAATCGTCATGGACATCGCACACGGCCACATGGAACGGTGTCTGGATGCAGTTGCTCACATTCGCGACGAGTTCGACCCCGAAATCGTCGCTGGCAACGTCGTCACACCTGCTGCCGTCGAAGACCTCTGGGAGGCTGGCGCTGGATGTGTGAAAGTTGGTGTTGGCCCCGGGTCTCACTGTACGACGCGTGAAGTCGCCGGTGCTGGATTCCCGCAACTGACTGCAGTCTCGAACTGCGCCGAGCGAGCGCACGACCTCGGCATCCACGTCATGGCCGATGGCGGCATCCGCACGTCGGGCGACGCGGCGAAGGCACTCATGGCGGGCGCGGACACCGTGATGATGGGCAGTTTCTTCGCTGGGACTGACGAAGCGCCGGGACACGTCGTCGAAGTTGGGGGCGATGCGTACAAACGGTCTCGTGGGATGGCCTCGACCGAGGCGGCGTCCGACCGCGACGACAAACAGAGCGACGTCGTCACGGGCGAAGGCGTCGAAGCACTGACTCCGTACAAAGGCCCCGTCGAACCACTCGTCGAGGAGTTCCTCGCAGGCATTCGATCTGGTGTGAGTTACTGCGGTGGCCACACGATAGCTGCTGCCCGCGAGAACGCGTCCTTCGTCCGTGTCGCCGCGAGCGCGAAGGAACGCGAGGGTGCACACGGCGTCGTGTTCACGGAAGAATCCGCCGGCGAGACAGCCGACGAACGTGAACGCGACGTGCACGCGCCACTCGCCGACTGA
- the glmU gene encoding bifunctional sugar-1-phosphate nucleotidylyltransferase/acetyltransferase translates to MQTVILAAGRGTRMRPLTDRRPKPMLPVGDKPLVAHTADAAIDAGASSLTLVVGYEADDVRSYFGTERRGIPVEFAVQEAQRGTADAVRAAAAHLDPEGPFVVLNGDALYDVPSLTELYDGGPAVGSFRVDNPSSYGVLETDGNDFVTGVIEKPENPPSDLINAGSYVFPAEAQAWLNVAESDRGELELTDVLSRTCDEYDVRGIAFDRWLDVGRPWELLEANEWKLGEMESRIEGDVSESAELNGPVVVEDGATVRSGVVIDGPVLVRRGASIGPNAYVRGHTLVGEGAKVGHAVEVKNSVLMEGATVGHLSYVGDSLLGRDVNFGAGTKVANLRHDGEPVRQMLKGELISSGRRKYGVVLGDGVKTGINSSLNAGVRLPTEGTVKPGESVLYDRVDDAPDTSDD, encoded by the coding sequence ATGCAAACCGTCATCCTCGCTGCCGGGCGTGGGACCAGAATGCGCCCACTCACCGACCGACGGCCGAAGCCGATGCTTCCGGTCGGTGACAAGCCGCTCGTCGCACACACTGCGGACGCCGCAATCGATGCAGGTGCGTCGAGTCTCACACTCGTCGTCGGGTACGAAGCCGACGACGTCCGTTCGTACTTCGGCACAGAACGAAGAGGAATCCCAGTCGAATTCGCCGTCCAAGAAGCACAGCGTGGGACTGCCGACGCCGTTCGGGCCGCGGCGGCACACCTCGACCCCGAAGGACCCTTCGTCGTCCTCAACGGTGACGCACTGTACGACGTACCGTCACTGACCGAACTGTATGACGGAGGGCCGGCCGTCGGGTCGTTCAGAGTGGACAACCCAAGTTCCTACGGCGTCTTAGAAACCGACGGCAACGACTTCGTCACCGGCGTCATCGAAAAACCAGAAAATCCACCCTCTGACCTCATCAACGCCGGGTCGTACGTCTTCCCTGCTGAAGCCCAAGCATGGCTCAACGTCGCCGAGAGCGACCGTGGCGAACTCGAACTGACCGACGTGCTCTCGCGAACCTGCGACGAGTACGACGTTCGCGGCATCGCCTTCGACCGATGGCTCGACGTGGGACGCCCGTGGGAACTGCTCGAAGCCAACGAGTGGAAACTCGGTGAGATGGAGTCGCGTATCGAAGGCGATGTCTCCGAGAGCGCAGAGCTAAACGGACCTGTCGTCGTCGAAGATGGAGCGACAGTTCGCTCGGGGGTGGTCATCGACGGGCCAGTACTGGTTCGACGAGGCGCCTCGATCGGGCCAAACGCCTACGTCCGCGGTCACACGCTCGTCGGAGAGGGTGCAAAAGTCGGGCACGCCGTCGAAGTAAAGAACAGTGTGTTGATGGAAGGTGCAACTGTCGGCCACCTCTCGTACGTCGGCGACAGTCTCCTCGGTCGCGACGTCAACTTCGGTGCAGGAACCAAAGTCGCCAACCTGCGGCACGACGGCGAGCCGGTTCGACAGATGCTCAAAGGCGAACTCATCTCCTCGGGCCGCCGAAAGTACGGCGTCGTGCTCGGCGATGGCGTCAAGACGGGCATCAACTCCTCGCTGAACGCCGGTGTCCGACTGCCGACCGAAGGAACAGTCAAGCCCGGCGAATCCGTCCTCTACGACCGGGTCGACGACGCCCCCGACACGAGCGACGACTAA
- a CDS encoding Rrf2 family transcriptional regulator yields the protein MSNSSRFVVATHVLTNLAVQSDERLSSDRLAWSVNTNPVVIRQLLCSLREADLVDSKRGPTGGFTLARDPAAISLRDIYEAVEDGEPFCFHANEPNDECTVGEHIQPVLGELFEPAIQAMLDELDAITVADVHETVFDAADVDPMEI from the coding sequence ATGTCGAACAGCAGCCGATTCGTCGTCGCAACCCACGTGCTCACGAACCTGGCCGTGCAGAGCGACGAACGGCTGTCTTCCGACCGCCTCGCCTGGAGCGTCAACACGAATCCGGTCGTAATCCGCCAGCTGCTCTGTTCGCTCCGAGAAGCGGACCTCGTCGACTCGAAGCGCGGCCCAACTGGTGGATTCACGCTCGCGCGTGACCCCGCAGCCATCTCACTTCGAGACATCTACGAGGCGGTGGAAGACGGAGAGCCATTCTGTTTCCACGCGAACGAACCGAACGACGAGTGCACGGTCGGCGAACACATCCAACCGGTGCTCGGCGAACTATTCGAACCAGCTATTCAGGCGATGCTCGACGAACTCGACGCCATCACCGTCGCCGACGTCCACGAGACGGTGTTCGACGCCGCAGACGTCGACCCAATGGAAATCTGA